A part of Rhodamnia argentea isolate NSW1041297 chromosome 8, ASM2092103v1, whole genome shotgun sequence genomic DNA contains:
- the LOC115754104 gene encoding uncharacterized protein LOC115754104, producing MVVSRDESRQDPEPESIVGHLQDPTREEEEEEDEAETLSLCDLPLYSDSAEWDKDGFSKVVAEPERAPRGASAGSCQDQEDLFEFSSSEDWSVSSGHHSGHVIFCGKLIPYGEPLPVVNNPDDLIGKRSAKPKKRRFFRWKLRLFRKSRTSYSYRRLRADKKKRSKQPEVSHSKNLPLEKLGSLDGSARKAGAKGRWYFLVFGSTRFPMEMELSDMRMRQSRRRQSPASMFQSMDSAEKKYPRNWGLWRLLRTLSCSRSNNNGGDRPTTSAVKASPDELHSNSRG from the coding sequence ATGGTCGTTTCGCGCGATGAGTCCAGACAGGATCCGGAGCCCGAAAGCATCGTGGGTCATCTGCAAGACCCGActcgtgaagaagaagaagaagaagatgaagcagaGACGCTCTCTCTCTGTGACCTCCCTCTCTACAGCGATTCGGCCGAGTGGGACAAGGACGGCTTCTCCAAAGTGGTAGCGGAACCGGAACGAGCCCCGCGAGGCGCGTCGGCTGGTTCTTGTCAGGATCAAGAGGACTTGTTCGAGTTCTCCTCCAGTGAGGACTGGAGCGTTTCCTCGGGGCACCATTCAGGGCACGTGATCTTCTGTGGCAAGCTCATCCCGTATGGAGAGCCGCTGCCCGTCGTGAACAACCCCGATGATCTCATCGGAAAGCGTTCCGCAAAGCCGAAGAAAAGGCGGTTCTTTCGCTGGAAGCTGCGCCTGTTTAGGAAGTCCAGGACTTCGTATTCGTACCGCAGGTTGAGAGCGGACAAGAAGAAGCGGTCGAAGCAGCCGGAAGTGTCCCACTCCAAGAACCTGCCGCTGGAGAAGCTCGGGAGCCTAGACGGGTCGGCGAGGAAGGCGGGAGCAAAGGGCAGGTGGTACTTCCTCGTGTTCGGGTCGACCAGGTTCCCGATGGAGATGGAGTTGAGCGACATGAGGATGAGGCAGAGCCGCCGCCGGCAGAGCCCTGCCTCGATGTTCCAGTCGATGGATAGCGCCGAGAAGAAGTATCCCAGGAATTGGGGGCTGTGGCGGCTCTTGAGGACCTTGAGTTGCAGTCGCAGCAACAACAACGGCGGCGATCGCCCTACAACT